A genomic stretch from Aerococcaceae bacterium zg-1292 includes:
- the yidD gene encoding membrane protein insertion efficiency factor YidD, translating to MKKVIQGSVHLYQKYISPAFPPSCRYYPSCSNYMLDAVEKHGAIKGGVMGMARICRCHPFVKGGRDEVPDYFTLRRNPHQRQ from the coding sequence GTGAAAAAAGTAATTCAAGGCTCGGTTCATTTGTATCAAAAGTACATTTCACCAGCCTTTCCACCGTCGTGTCGGTATTACCCATCGTGTTCAAATTATATGCTAGATGCAGTAGAAAAGCATGGTGCCATCAAAGGTGGAGTCATGGGTATGGCACGCATTTGTCGTTGTCATCCATTTGTAAAGGGAGGCCGTGATGAAGTGCCAGATTATTTTACATTGCGTCGCAATCCGCACCAACGACAATAA
- a CDS encoding TIGR00159 family protein, with protein MGDQTLAKVLDILIVWFLINQILVWARGTRVMNILKGVALIFIARALSSMLGLQTIDWLLNQVISWGVVAAIILFQPEIRKALENLGRNMFRNRKNNQNPSDKLIADIEKSVQYMSRRKIGALISIEAEDSLEEFVKTGIAMDSYVSNQLLINIFIPNTPLHDGAVIISDYRIASASSYLPLSESTLIPKELGTRHRAAIGLGEVTDALTVIVSEETGAISLVKRDHLHRDVTAQELNELLHQYLATETPEEEKSFMQLVKDFFSSMTQKGESS; from the coding sequence ATGGGCGATCAAACATTGGCTAAAGTATTAGATATACTCATCGTGTGGTTTTTGATTAACCAAATTTTAGTTTGGGCCCGTGGTACGCGTGTGATGAATATCTTAAAAGGTGTAGCCTTAATTTTCATTGCCCGTGCATTAAGTTCCATGCTTGGTTTGCAAACAATCGATTGGTTGCTAAATCAGGTTATTTCATGGGGTGTAGTAGCAGCGATTATTTTATTTCAGCCAGAGATTCGTAAAGCGTTGGAAAATCTCGGGCGCAATATGTTTCGTAATCGCAAAAATAATCAAAATCCAAGTGATAAATTGATTGCAGATATTGAAAAATCTGTTCAATATATGTCGCGTCGTAAAATTGGAGCGCTAATTTCGATTGAAGCGGAAGATAGCTTAGAAGAGTTTGTGAAAACAGGTATTGCGATGGATTCGTATGTCAGTAATCAATTATTGATAAATATCTTTATTCCCAATACACCGCTACATGATGGGGCAGTGATTATTTCAGATTATCGCATTGCGTCAGCATCCAGCTATTTGCCATTATCTGAAAGTACATTAATCCCTAAAGAATTAGGTACGCGTCACCGCGCGGCGATTGGTTTGGGTGAAGTAACGGATGCACTAACTGTTATTGTCTCCGAAGAAACAGGGGCAATTTCGCTCGTAAAGCGTGATCACCTACACCGTGATGTGACTGCGCAGGAATTGAATGAGTTATTGCATCAATATCTAGCCACCGAAACACCAGAAGAAGAAAAATCCTTTATGCAATTAGTAAAAGATTTCTTTTCTAGTATGACTCAAAAGGGGGAATCTTCATGA
- a CDS encoding phosphoglucosamine mutase — translation MGKYFETDGVRGVANTELTPELAFKLGRCGGHVLRQHAPEIEHPRVLVGRDTRISGQMLENALIAGLLSVGIEVMQLGVISTPAVAYLTRTQGAVAGVMISASHNPAQDNGIKFFGADGFKLSDDQELEIEALLDAPVDELPRPSSSGLGTVEEFNEGAIKYIQYLQTTISSDLSGITVCLDAANGATSPLINQLFADLETDFYTMGDRPDGININDHVGSTHPEALQAFVKEKGAMVGLAFDGDGDRLIAVDENGEIVDGDKIMFICGKHLKSKGRLAEDTIVSTVMSNIGFHKAVEANGMVALKTAVGDRYVVEEMRRGNYTLGGEQSGHIVFLNLNTTGDGLLSAIQLLSVMKETGKSLSELASEVEIFPQLLVNIRVRDKHTVMDEPEVKAVIEEVEAEMNGDGRILVRPSGTEPLLRVMAEASTDEKVHNYVHKIADVIRRVRGLE, via the coding sequence ATGGGTAAATATTTTGAAACAGATGGTGTACGAGGCGTAGCCAATACCGAGTTAACACCAGAATTAGCATTTAAATTAGGTCGTTGTGGAGGACATGTATTGCGTCAACACGCACCGGAAATTGAACATCCGCGCGTTTTGGTTGGTCGTGACACACGTATTTCAGGACAAATGCTTGAAAATGCCTTAATTGCAGGATTATTATCAGTAGGAATTGAAGTGATGCAGTTAGGTGTGATTTCGACTCCAGCAGTGGCTTATTTAACACGCACACAAGGTGCAGTAGCAGGGGTGATGATTAGTGCGTCGCATAATCCAGCGCAAGATAATGGCATTAAGTTTTTCGGAGCGGATGGATTTAAATTATCAGATGACCAAGAATTAGAAATCGAAGCCTTATTAGATGCACCGGTAGATGAGTTGCCACGTCCAAGCAGTAGTGGTTTAGGAACTGTCGAAGAATTTAATGAAGGTGCTATCAAATATATTCAATATTTACAAACGACTATTTCGAGTGATTTATCAGGCATTACTGTTTGTTTAGATGCAGCGAATGGGGCAACAAGTCCATTAATTAATCAATTATTTGCTGATTTAGAAACAGACTTTTACACGATGGGAGACCGACCAGATGGTATTAATATCAATGACCATGTAGGGTCTACGCATCCAGAAGCATTACAAGCATTTGTAAAAGAAAAAGGTGCAATGGTTGGGCTAGCATTTGATGGTGATGGCGACCGCTTAATTGCAGTGGATGAAAATGGCGAAATTGTTGATGGTGACAAGATTATGTTCATCTGCGGTAAACATTTAAAATCAAAAGGACGTTTGGCGGAAGATACGATTGTATCCACTGTTATGAGTAATATTGGTTTCCATAAAGCTGTGGAAGCCAATGGCATGGTTGCGTTGAAAACTGCTGTAGGCGACCGTTATGTTGTAGAAGAAATGCGTCGTGGCAACTATACCTTAGGTGGCGAACAATCTGGACACATTGTTTTCTTAAACTTAAATACAACGGGCGACGGTTTATTGTCAGCGATTCAATTATTATCTGTAATGAAAGAAACAGGTAAATCATTATCTGAATTAGCGTCTGAAGTCGAAATTTTCCCACAATTATTGGTAAATATTCGCGTGCGTGATAAACATACAGTAATGGATGAACCTGAAGTAAAAGCTGTCATTGAAGAAGTAGAAGCTGAGATGAATGGGGATGGTCGTATTTTAGTCCGTCCAAGCGGGACAGAGCCTTTATTACGTGTGATGGCAGAAGCTTCAACAGATGAAAAGGTGCATAACTATGTTCATAAAATTGCAGATGTTATCCGCCGTGTTCGTGGATTAGAGTAG